From Pseudomonas putida, one genomic window encodes:
- the tssG gene encoding type VI secretion system baseplate subunit TssG has translation MASTYWRSAPGLIDQARAEPHRFEFFQLVRLLRLHYSRTGRMDLATRPHEDPLRFRTQLSLAFPASEVSDLQFEREGKVSTAGLPLSEVQVTFMGLVGPSGVLPRPYTELLLERHVQYRDDAAHAFLDIFSHRMTTLFYEAWQKYKFHIEHERNGTSGFDGYLLNLVGLGPRAQQLKFERQQPVLRRELFSYFAGLLSQKPRNALNLERMLGFYFALPIKVRQFAGRWLNLQPEQCTQLGRKNAQLGQSAVAGNRVWDYQSCIRIELGPLALADYRRFQPGTDDYRKLVELVRFYVGAELDFEIAPLLKREAVPRAQLGRSGNVALGWLGWLKRPGRDAEPSRCAVFHIPYDGVAL, from the coding sequence ATGGCCAGCACGTACTGGCGATCAGCCCCTGGTCTGATCGATCAAGCCAGAGCCGAGCCGCACCGATTCGAATTCTTTCAATTGGTGCGCCTGCTTCGCCTGCACTACAGCCGTACCGGGCGCATGGACCTGGCAACCCGGCCTCACGAAGACCCGCTGCGTTTTCGCACCCAGCTGTCGCTGGCGTTTCCGGCCAGCGAGGTCAGCGACCTGCAGTTCGAGCGTGAGGGCAAGGTATCGACGGCCGGCCTGCCGCTGTCTGAGGTGCAGGTCACTTTCATGGGCCTGGTGGGCCCGTCGGGCGTACTGCCTCGCCCGTACACCGAGCTGCTGCTCGAACGCCACGTGCAGTACCGAGACGATGCCGCCCACGCGTTTCTCGATATTTTCTCGCACCGCATGACCACGCTGTTCTACGAAGCCTGGCAAAAGTACAAATTCCATATCGAGCACGAGCGCAACGGTACCTCGGGCTTCGATGGCTACCTGCTCAACCTGGTCGGGCTGGGCCCGCGCGCCCAGCAGTTGAAGTTCGAACGACAGCAACCGGTGCTGCGCCGCGAGCTGTTCAGCTACTTCGCCGGGCTGCTCAGCCAGAAGCCACGCAATGCGCTGAACCTTGAGCGAATGCTCGGTTTTTATTTCGCCCTGCCGATCAAGGTCAGGCAGTTCGCCGGCCGCTGGTTGAACCTGCAGCCCGAACAGTGCACCCAGCTTGGCCGCAAGAACGCCCAGCTTGGCCAAAGCGCTGTGGCCGGCAACCGCGTGTGGGACTACCAGTCGTGCATCCGCATCGAGCTCGGCCCCCTGGCGCTGGCCGATTACCGTCGGTTCCAGCCTGGCACGGACGACTACCGCAAGCTGGTCGAACTGGTGCGGTTTTACGTGGGTGCCGAGCTTGATTTCGAAATCGCCCCGCTACTTAAGCGCGAGGCCGTGCCCCGTGCCCAACTGGGCCGCAGCGGCAATGTCGCGCTGGGCTGGCTGGGCTGGCTCAAACGCCCTGGTCGTGACGCAGAGCCTTCGCGTTGCGCCGTCTTCCACATTCCTTACGATGGGGTCGCCTTGTGA
- the tssF gene encoding type VI secretion system baseplate subunit TssF, producing the protein MLDELLPYYEKELSHLRFLGQEFAAQYPKIASRLLIEGDNCEDPHTERLIEAFSFLSARVHKKLDDEFPEIVESFLEVLYPHYLRPTPSMSIAELSLGKQEKVTEAYRVARHTELHANAVEGVVCKFRTCYPVELWPVAVQHASFAEMERSAFNGHSADLVARLRIRLEATGDALFGQMELDRLRFFLDGEATLMHQLYELLFNNLAKATLSFQDEGRGREVALPADALQAVGYARDEGLVDYSERSFLGYRLLHEYFTFPDKFMFFDLSGFARILQGKAIEQVEINFYFNDYDLSERLARLAQNIGRNNFKLNCTPIINLFRQQAEPIKLTHTQHEYPVTPDIRLHNAAEVVSIDRVRRVRKLGGIDHVGTCQPFFEPRGEQDPHNSFWIARRRNQGDATAMSIRVVDRDLELIDGNSDTLSISLTCSNRDVPLLLPFGGERGDFNIPANSVIKDIRCLRKPTATVRVPLGKGLIWRLIAHLSLNHLSLVSQGREVLLELLSLYNYRNVSAIRKQINGIKAISSEPVVARIGHPRPNFVRGVGITLTFDESQFTGSGVFLFGMVLDHFFGQYCSMNSFTQLTLRTQQREKRVVQWPARTGDQPLV; encoded by the coding sequence CGACAACTGCGAGGACCCGCATACCGAGCGCCTGATCGAGGCGTTCTCGTTCCTGTCGGCGCGGGTGCACAAAAAGCTCGATGACGAGTTCCCCGAGATTGTCGAGTCGTTCCTTGAGGTGCTGTACCCGCACTACCTGCGCCCTACCCCTTCGATGTCGATCGCCGAGCTCAGCCTTGGCAAGCAGGAGAAGGTCACCGAAGCCTACCGCGTGGCGCGCCACACCGAGCTGCACGCCAACGCCGTTGAAGGCGTCGTGTGCAAGTTCCGCACCTGCTATCCGGTGGAGCTGTGGCCGGTGGCCGTGCAACACGCCTCCTTCGCAGAGATGGAACGCTCGGCCTTCAACGGCCATAGCGCCGATCTGGTGGCGCGCTTGCGCATCCGCCTGGAAGCCACCGGCGACGCTTTGTTTGGCCAGATGGAGCTGGACCGCCTGCGCTTTTTCCTCGATGGCGAAGCAACACTGATGCACCAGCTCTACGAGCTGCTGTTCAACAACCTGGCCAAGGCCACACTCAGCTTCCAGGATGAAGGCCGCGGCCGGGAAGTCGCGCTGCCCGCCGACGCCCTGCAGGCGGTGGGCTATGCCCGTGACGAAGGCCTGGTGGATTATTCCGAGCGCTCATTCCTCGGTTACCGCCTGTTGCACGAGTACTTCACGTTTCCCGACAAATTCATGTTCTTCGACCTCTCAGGTTTTGCCCGCATCCTGCAGGGCAAAGCCATCGAGCAGGTCGAGATCAACTTCTACTTCAACGATTACGACCTTAGCGAGCGCCTGGCGCGGCTGGCCCAGAACATCGGTCGCAACAACTTCAAGCTCAACTGCACGCCGATCATCAACCTGTTCCGCCAACAGGCCGAGCCGATCAAGCTCACCCACACTCAGCACGAATACCCGGTCACCCCGGACATTCGCCTGCACAATGCGGCGGAAGTGGTCTCGATCGACCGGGTACGGCGCGTGCGCAAGCTCGGTGGCATCGACCACGTCGGCACCTGCCAGCCATTCTTCGAGCCGCGTGGCGAGCAAGACCCGCACAACAGCTTCTGGATTGCCCGCCGGCGTAACCAGGGCGATGCCACGGCGATGAGCATTCGCGTGGTCGACCGCGACCTGGAACTGATCGACGGCAACAGCGACACCCTGAGCATCAGCCTGACCTGCAGCAACCGCGACGTCCCCCTGCTGCTGCCGTTCGGTGGCGAACGGGGTGATTTCAACATCCCGGCCAACTCGGTGATCAAAGATATCCGCTGCCTGCGCAAACCCACCGCCACGGTGCGCGTGCCGCTGGGTAAAGGCCTGATCTGGCGGCTGATCGCGCACCTGTCGCTCAACCACTTGTCGCTGGTGAGCCAGGGCCGCGAAGTGCTGCTCGAGCTGCTGTCGCTGTACAACTACCGCAACGTGTCGGCCATCCGTAAACAGATCAACGGCATCAAGGCAATCAGCAGCGAGCCGGTAGTAGCGCGCATCGGCCACCCGCGGCCGAATTTCGTGCGTGGCGTGGGCATCACGCTGACCTTCGATGAAAGCCAATTCACCGGCAGCGGTGTGTTCCTGTTCGGCATGGTGCTGGACCACTTCTTTGGCCAGTACTGCTCGATGAACAGCTTCACCCAACTGACCCTGCGTACCCAACAACGAGAAAAGAGAGTCGTCCAATGGCCAGCACGTACTGGCGATCAGCCCCTGGTCTGA